Proteins encoded within one genomic window of Brenneria nigrifluens DSM 30175 = ATCC 13028:
- a CDS encoding RNA polymerase sigma factor, translated as MWDLKRLFQKHSRDINRFLRKRGHRPDVAADLTQDVFLRILSAAPPERDDNPLAYLRRVARNLSIDLYRREQLVEKGDLPNEEYGGVADPAPNPETINHDRQRLAMAHRALMELPERTRRAFELYRLGDMTIAEVAAELDLSVSRTWSLIHHAYLHLRSRLKESGD; from the coding sequence ATGTGGGACCTCAAACGCCTGTTCCAGAAACACTCCAGGGACATCAACCGTTTTCTCCGCAAGCGGGGACACCGCCCGGACGTGGCGGCGGATTTGACCCAGGATGTCTTCCTGCGGATATTGTCCGCCGCGCCGCCCGAGCGGGACGACAATCCCCTGGCCTATCTGCGCCGTGTCGCCCGTAATCTGTCGATCGACCTCTATCGCCGTGAACAGCTGGTTGAAAAAGGCGACCTGCCCAACGAGGAGTACGGCGGAGTCGCCGATCCCGCCCCCAACCCCGAAACGATAAACCATGACCGCCAGCGGCTGGCGATGGCGCACCGGGCGCTGATGGAACTGCCGGAAAGGACGCGGCGCGCCTTTGAGCTGTATCGCCTGGGCGATATGACCATCGCCGAAGTCGCCGCCGAACTGGACCTTTCCGTGTCGCGCACCTGGTCGCTTATCCATCACGCTTACCTGCACCTGCGCAGCAGACTCAAGGAGAGCGGCGATTAA